In Citrus sinensis cultivar Valencia sweet orange chromosome 2, DVS_A1.0, whole genome shotgun sequence, a single genomic region encodes these proteins:
- the LOC102614505 gene encoding uncharacterized protein LOC102614505 has product MSTLCKVSLLTTKSISNSPKFSFSPVIFSIKPITASHKLSTSKNLSLLTSKRRKWVIGSVTEDKEVFPADNKQLKDDKNGLLVNGSEDFEAVSSDDKEVVGDNDKLISRAINATIVLGAGTFAVTRLLTIDHDYWHGWTLYEILRYVPEHNWIAYEQALKANPVLAKMAISGIVYFIGDWIAQCYEGKPLFDFDLQRMFRSGLVGFTLHGSLSHYYYKFCEALFPFQDWWVVPAKVAFDQTVWAAVWNSIYFVVLGFLRFESAANIFSELKSTFWPMLTAGWKLWPFAHLVTYSVIPVEQRLLWVDCVELIWVTILSTYSNEKSEARILEATTEANSDSSSISHEE; this is encoded by the exons ATGTCAACTCTCTGTAAAGTCTCACTGCTAACTACAAAATCCATCTCAAATTCCCCAAAATTCAGTTTCAGTCCCGTTATCTTCTCCATTAAACCCATCACGGCATCACATAAACTCAGCACATCAAAGAATTTAAGCCTTTTAACATCAAAGAGGAGGAAATGGGTTATTGGGTCTGTCACAGAAGATAAAGAAGTGTTCCCAGCGGACAATAAGCAGTTAAAAGATGATAAAAACGGTTTATTGGTTAACGGGTCCGAAGATTTTGAAGCTGTTTCTTCGGACGATAAAGAAGTTGTTGGTGATAATGATAAGTTGATTAGTAGAGCAATTAATGCTACAATTGTTCTTGGCGCTGGTACTTTTGCAGTCACAAGGTTGCTCACTATTGATCACGATTACTGGCAT GGATGGACCCTGTATGAAATTTTAAGGTATGTGCCTGAACACAACTGGATTGCATATGAACAAGCTCTTAAAGCAAACCCTGTTTTAGCAAAGATGGCAATAAGTGGGATCGTCTACTTTATTGGAGATTGGATTGCACAA TGTTATGAAGGAAAACCGCTTTTTGACTTTGACCTGCAACGCATGTTCAGATCAGGCCTTGTTGGGTTTACTCTTCATGGATCGCTATCTCATTACTATTACAAGTTTTGTGAG GCTCTTTTTCCTTTCCAAGATTGGTGGGTGGTCCCTGCCAAAGTGGCCTTTGATCAAACTGTTTGGGCAGCAGTTTGGAACAGCATCTACTTTGTGGTTTTGGGATTCTTGCGTTTTGAATCCGCCGCCAATATTTTTAGTGAATTGAAGTCAACATTTTGGCCCATGCTGACC GCAGGATGGAAGCTTTGGCCATTTGCTCACCTGGTCACCTACAGTGTAATCCCTGTGGAGCAAAGGCTTCTTTGGGTAGACTGTGTGGAGCTCATCTGGGTTACCATACTCTCAAC ttattCAAATGAGAAATCAGAAGCCCGAATATTGGAGGCAACAACGGAGGCAAACTCGGATTCTTCATCAATCAGTCATGAG GAATAA
- the LOC102615098 gene encoding putative cell wall protein, with amino-acid sequence MAYKNGSSLLAKVFILSILLAIAGQALAGRGNLKVARSEDMKQPEWLLKSDHSLLIPGIGRVLWPPGFGTAHSPYTGSTGGTGASGGHIPGGDDTFDPNPGTEVPGPGSVGSVPGN; translated from the coding sequence ATGGCTTACAAGAACGGTTCTTCTCTCCTTGCTAAAGTTTTCATCCTCAGCATTCTGCTTGCAATAGCCGGGCAAGCATTGGCTGGACGTGGCAACCTGAAAGTAGCCAGGAGTGAAGACATGAAACAGCCTGAGTGGCTGCTTAAGTCCGATCACAGTCTGCTCATTCCTGGAATTGGGAGGGTGCTATGGCCACCAGGTTTCGGAACAGCTCACAGTCCATACACTGGCAGCACTGGAGGAACAGGAGCAAGTGGCGGTCATATTCCAGGTGGCGATGATACGTTTGACCCGAACCCTGGCACTGAGGTTCCAGGTCCTGGCAGCGTAGGCAGTGTTCCTGGAAATTAA
- the LOC102615376 gene encoding probable protein phosphatase 2C 52 yields MGGCVSTSSRSTCSSRSNGETVSPIYGCCGQKRTKRTFSDHVITMHNLPSVPHRIFMNGKSRTSCIFTQQGRKGINQDAMIVWEDFMSEDVTFCGVFDGHGPHGHLVARRVRDALPIKLLSFLLASQSRQNGPGKTCFNGNTKKLEAGDSEKDGPAEDKSNSLWREAYLKAYKSMDKELKSHPNLDCFCSGSTAVTIVKQGSNLFMGYIGDSRAVMGSKDSNDSMVAIQLTVDLKPDLPREAERIKRCKGRVFALQDEPEVPRVWLPFDDAPGLAMARAFGDFCLKEYGVISIPEFSHRLLTDRDQFIVLASDGVWDVLSNEEVVEIVSSAPTRSSAARILVDAAAREWKLKYPTSKMDDCAVVCLFLDGKMDSESDYEEQGFSSATIQSNHSGNAIESDDGQKSEPSLQRNFTVRSSDESDTYGRLVVEDDGNGETFPSEDQNWSGLEGVTRVNSLVQLPRFSEERPNP; encoded by the exons ATGGGGGGTTGTGTCTCAACTAGTAGCCGGAGTACTTGTAGTAGCAGAAGCAATGGAGAGACTGTCTCACCCATATATGGATGTTGTGGGCAAAAGAGAACTAAGAGGACGTTCTCGGATCATGTTATTACCATGCATAATTTACCATCGGTGCCCCACAGGATTTTCATGAATGGAAAAAGCCGAACCTCTTGCATATTCACTCAGCAGGGTCGCAAGGGAATAAATCAGGATGCCATGATTGTGTGGGAA GATTTCATGTCAGAAGATGTAACTTTCTGTGGTGTCTTCGATGGACACGGTCCACATGGCCATCTTGTTGCACGCAGAGTGAGGGATGCTTTGCCAATTAAACTACTTTCGTTCCTGCTTGCTTCTCAGTCGAGGCAAAATGGACCAGGtaaaacatgttttaatgGGAATACAAAGAAACTAGAAGCTGGAGATTCTGAGAAGGATGGGCCAGCTGAggataaatcaaattcattatGGAGAGAAGCATATCTGAAGGCGTACAAGTCCATGGACAAAGAGCTCAAATCTCATCCCAACTTAGACTGCTTCTGCAGCGGTAGCACAGCTGTGACTATAGTGAAGCAG GGATCCAATCTTTTCATGGGATATATTGGGGATTCTCGGGCGGTTATGGGATCTAAGGACAGCAATGATTCCATGGTGGCAATTCAGTTGACTGTTGATCTAAAGCCTGATTTGCCAA GGGAAGCTGAGAGGATTAAAAGATGTAAAGGGAGAGTCTTTGCATTGCAAGATGAGCCTGAAGTACCCAGAGTCTGGTTGCCTTTTGATGATGCTCCTGGGCTAGCAATGGCTCGAGCTTTTGGAGATTTTTGTTTGAAGGAATATGGGGTGATATCGATACCTGAATTTTCTCATCGCCTCCTTACAGATAGAGATCAGTTCATTGTTCTTGCTTCAGATGGT GTTTGGGATGTATTGAGCAATGAAGAAGTGGTGGAGATTGTATCCTCAGCTCCAACCCGGTCATCAGCTGCTAGAATCCTGGTGGATGCAGCTGCTCGTGAATGGAAACTCAAATATCCTACTTCAAAGATGGATGATTGTGCAGTGGTTTGCTTATTTTTAGATGGGAAAATGGACTCGGAGTCTGACTATGAAGAGCAAGGCTTTTCTTCTGCAACTATTCAAAGCAATCACTCTGGTAATGCAATTGAATCAGATGATGGCCAGAAGTCTGAGCCATCTTTGCAAAGAAACTTTACAGTTCGATCATCAGATGAAAGTGACACCTATGGAAGACTAGTAGTCGAGGATGATGGGAATGGTGAAACATTTCCAAGTGAAGATCAGAATTGGTCAGGTTTGGAAGGTGTCACGCGAGTAAACTCACTTGTCCAACTTCCTAGATTTTCCGAGGAAAGGCCAAACCcataa